In Wenyingzhuangia fucanilytica, the following are encoded in one genomic region:
- the recF gene encoding DNA replication/repair protein RecF (All proteins in this family for which functions are known are DNA-binding proteins that assist the filamentation of RecA onto DNA for the initiation of recombination or recombinational repair.): MHLKKLSLVNYKNITSELFDFDAKINCFIGNNGVGKTNVLDAIYYLSYTKSYFNAVATQNIKHGEDFFIIEGDYLLEDERLEKIVCSLKKGTKKVVKRNGKSYDKFSDHIGNFPLVIISPSDRDLIIEGSETRRKFMDGVISQQDRAYLQNLVNYNKVLAQRNALLKYFAANRTFDALNLNVYNEQLLELSNYIYEKRIWFLKEFAPIFNECYQEISNSKEEVSLLYKTQLDEAPLLELFEQNIGKDRMLQYTSVGIHKDDLQFELNGYPIKKFGSQGQQKSYLIALKLAQFEFMKQITGKKPILLFDDVFDKLDEDRVTQVINLVNKDHFGQIFITDTHGERTENVVKRTNQPYKIFHL, translated from the coding sequence ATGCATCTTAAGAAACTATCTTTGGTTAATTATAAAAACATCACATCAGAATTATTTGATTTTGATGCCAAAATAAATTGTTTTATTGGAAACAATGGGGTTGGAAAGACCAATGTGCTTGATGCTATTTATTATCTATCATATACAAAGAGTTATTTTAACGCTGTAGCTACCCAAAACATTAAGCATGGCGAAGATTTTTTTATCATAGAAGGTGATTATTTATTAGAAGATGAACGCTTAGAAAAAATTGTTTGTAGCCTTAAAAAAGGAACCAAAAAAGTAGTAAAGCGAAACGGAAAATCTTACGATAAATTTTCTGATCACATAGGAAACTTTCCATTGGTTATTATTTCTCCTTCGGATAGAGATTTAATTATTGAGGGTAGTGAAACTAGAAGAAAGTTTATGGATGGGGTGATTTCTCAACAAGATAGAGCCTATTTACAAAACTTGGTGAACTACAATAAGGTTTTAGCGCAACGTAATGCTTTGTTAAAATATTTTGCAGCCAACAGAACTTTTGATGCACTAAATTTAAATGTATATAACGAGCAATTGTTGGAGTTGAGTAATTATATTTATGAAAAACGTATTTGGTTTTTAAAAGAATTTGCTCCCATTTTTAATGAGTGTTATCAGGAAATTAGCAATTCTAAAGAAGAGGTGAGTTTGTTGTATAAAACTCAGTTAGATGAGGCTCCTTTGTTAGAGTTGTTTGAACAAAATATTGGTAAAGACAGAATGTTGCAATACACTTCTGTTGGGATTCATAAAGATGATTTACAGTTTGAATTAAATGGATATCCAATTAAAAAGTTTGGTTCTCAAGGTCAACAAAAATCTTATTTAATTGCTTTAAAACTGGCTCAGTTTGAGTTTATGAAACAAATTACTGGTAAAAAACCAATTCTTTTGTTTGATGATGTTTTTGATAAGTTAGATGAAGATAGAGTAACTCAAGTAATTAATCTGGTAAATAAAGATCATTTTGGTCAAATATTTATTACTGATACGCATGGAGAGCGAACCGAAAATGTTGTAAAAAGAACCAATCAACCCTATAAAATATTTCACTTATAA
- a CDS encoding DUF721 domain-containing protein, with protein sequence MAKKKIDSRTVRQSEANPLSDLMKHFIKANNLEQGFQKINVEEEWAKLMGPGVKSYTERISLKGGTLMVKISSAALRTELSYGKEKIQTMMNEALGEELIKKVILN encoded by the coding sequence ATGGCTAAGAAAAAAATAGATTCTAGAACAGTTAGGCAAAGTGAGGCAAATCCTTTAAGTGATTTGATGAAACATTTTATTAAAGCAAATAATTTAGAACAAGGATTTCAGAAAATTAATGTTGAAGAAGAATGGGCAAAATTAATGGGGCCAGGGGTAAAATCTTATACAGAGAGAATAAGCCTTAAAGGTGGAACTTTAATGGTTAAAATTTCATCCGCAGCATTAAGAACAGAGCTAAGTTATGGAAAGGAAAAAATCCAAACCATGATGAACGAAGCTCTTGGAGAAGAGTTAATTAAAAAAGTGATTTTAAATTAA
- a CDS encoding endonuclease MutS2 has product MSQIHSKTLQDLEFSIILESISKHCTSEKGKELILDIVPFANKPDLEIALAQVNEYLGSLVSENRIPNHYFDDIDKDVKLLKIENSKLLPEAFLKIANISNTSNEIIVHFQKFKDYYPTLSLLTEDVEFTKNIVDAIFKIITNYGEVQSKASELLNQIRKKLNDVRSQISSSFNNELAKYNKAGYLDDIRESIIENQPVLAVQSIHRKKVKGSILGTSKTGSIVFIAPQNTLNLYRQLQELLLEEKQEVDRILRILTDQIRPFAPLIEDYIVLLTALDVLKAKAFYAKEIEGVKPEFSKNQEINYINAYHPILLEKNKSKNLPVVPQTLLLGEKQQIIVISGPNAGGKSITLKTIGLLQVMIQSGILIPVHENSTTHFFDHILTDIGDNQSIENQLSTYSYRLKNMRGFLKKCTNNTLFLIDEFGTGSDPELGGALAEIFLEEFYNVGAYGVITTHYTNLKVLADELENVVNANMAFDSRTLEPLFTLLIGQPGSSFTFEVAQKNGIPFSLINRAKKKIDKSKVRFDKTISKLQQERTNLQRNTLDMEQQSSKAKEYADVLAEKENKIQEKLESFQTLYDTNQKILSIGRKINELLNKYFQTNNKKEFKSELDKWVIIEKSKYDIAHPKIKKSKPQKVKEKIAKKKAESILKKTEEEVLTKVIEVRKEKIKEEKIAAEKKASYVFKLNDKVRLIDGRACGIIEKIDKKKVTINYGMFTTATTLDKIELVVAAKRKK; this is encoded by the coding sequence ATGAGTCAAATACACAGTAAAACTTTACAAGATTTAGAATTTTCTATCATTTTAGAAAGTATTTCTAAGCATTGTACTTCGGAAAAAGGAAAAGAATTAATTTTAGATATTGTTCCTTTTGCTAATAAACCCGATTTAGAAATTGCTTTGGCACAGGTAAATGAATACTTGGGCTCTTTGGTTAGTGAAAATAGAATTCCTAACCATTATTTTGATGATATAGACAAAGATGTAAAGCTTTTAAAAATAGAAAACAGTAAACTTTTACCAGAAGCTTTTTTAAAAATTGCCAATATATCTAATACTTCTAATGAGATTATAGTTCATTTTCAAAAATTTAAAGACTACTACCCTACTTTATCTTTATTGACTGAAGATGTTGAGTTTACTAAAAATATTGTAGATGCTATTTTTAAAATCATCACCAATTACGGTGAAGTGCAAAGTAAAGCCTCTGAATTACTGAATCAAATTAGAAAAAAACTAAATGATGTTCGTAGCCAAATAAGTTCTTCTTTTAATAATGAATTGGCTAAATATAACAAAGCAGGATATTTAGATGATATTAGAGAGTCTATTATAGAAAATCAACCTGTTTTGGCTGTACAATCTATTCATAGAAAAAAAGTAAAAGGAAGTATTTTAGGAACCTCTAAAACAGGAAGTATTGTTTTTATTGCTCCACAAAACACCTTAAACCTATACAGACAATTACAAGAACTTTTATTAGAAGAAAAGCAAGAAGTAGATAGAATATTAAGAATTCTAACCGATCAAATTAGACCTTTTGCCCCATTAATAGAAGATTATATTGTTCTTTTAACCGCTTTAGATGTGTTAAAAGCAAAAGCTTTTTATGCCAAAGAAATCGAAGGAGTAAAACCTGAATTTTCTAAAAATCAGGAAATAAACTACATCAATGCTTACCATCCTATTTTATTAGAAAAAAACAAATCAAAAAATTTACCTGTAGTTCCTCAAACACTTTTGCTTGGTGAAAAACAGCAAATTATTGTGATTTCTGGACCTAACGCAGGGGGAAAAAGTATTACGTTAAAAACCATTGGATTATTACAAGTAATGATTCAAAGCGGAATTTTAATTCCGGTACACGAAAATAGTACAACTCACTTTTTTGATCATATTTTAACTGATATAGGTGATAATCAATCTATAGAAAATCAATTAAGTACTTATAGTTATCGATTAAAAAACATGCGTGGATTCTTAAAAAAATGCACCAATAATACTTTGTTTTTAATTGATGAATTTGGTACTGGTTCCGATCCTGAATTAGGAGGAGCATTGGCAGAAATTTTCTTAGAAGAGTTTTACAATGTTGGTGCTTATGGAGTTATTACCACACATTACACCAACTTAAAAGTATTGGCTGATGAATTGGAAAATGTAGTGAATGCCAACATGGCTTTTGATAGCAGAACATTAGAACCTTTATTTACACTACTAATTGGTCAGCCTGGAAGTTCTTTTACTTTTGAAGTGGCTCAAAAAAACGGAATTCCTTTTAGTTTAATCAATCGTGCTAAAAAGAAAATAGACAAATCTAAAGTTCGTTTTGATAAAACAATTTCTAAGCTACAGCAAGAGCGTACCAATTTACAACGCAATACTTTAGACATGGAACAACAAAGTTCTAAAGCTAAAGAATATGCTGATGTTTTGGCAGAAAAAGAAAATAAAATTCAAGAAAAACTAGAAAGTTTTCAAACACTGTATGATACCAATCAAAAAATATTAAGCATTGGTAGAAAAATAAACGAGCTGTTAAACAAATACTTTCAAACCAATAATAAAAAAGAATTTAAGTCTGAATTAGACAAATGGGTAATCATAGAAAAATCTAAATATGATATTGCCCATCCTAAGATTAAAAAATCTAAACCGCAAAAGGTAAAAGAAAAAATAGCTAAGAAAAAAGCGGAAAGTATTTTAAAGAAAACCGAAGAAGAGGTTTTAACAAAGGTAATTGAGGTTAGAAAAGAAAAGATAAAAGAAGAAAAAATAGCTGCAGAAAAAAAAGCAAGCTATGTTTTTAAACTAAACGATAAAGTAAGGTTGATTGATGGTAGAGCTTGTGGTATTATAGAAAAAATTGACAAGAAAAAAGTAACCATTAATTATGGAATGTTTACCACAGCTACCACTTTAGATAAAATTGAATTGGTAGTAGCTGCTAAGAGGAAAAAATAA
- the ung gene encoding uracil-DNA glycosylase, with protein MQTLLPNDWQELLKEEFSKSYWPVLVEKVSDAYQLNTCYPPKDDIFNAFKYCAFKDVKVVIIGQDPYHGKGQANGLCFSYVGTQKFPPSLKNIYKEISNDLAVEMPKSFGDLTAWAKQGVLLLNATLTVQEGKPNSHQKFGWNSFTDAVIQKISKEKQEVVFLLWGGFAHKKEILIDEQKHKILKATHPSPLGANKGGWFGCKHFSKTNNYLKSLGKKEIKWKLIDNNQPPTLFTL; from the coding sequence ATGCAGACCCTACTACCAAATGATTGGCAAGAACTATTAAAAGAAGAATTTTCTAAATCATATTGGCCTGTTTTGGTAGAAAAGGTATCGGATGCATATCAATTAAATACATGTTATCCACCAAAAGATGATATTTTTAATGCTTTTAAATATTGTGCTTTTAAGGATGTTAAAGTGGTCATCATTGGACAAGATCCTTATCATGGAAAAGGGCAGGCAAATGGATTGTGTTTTTCATATGTGGGAACGCAAAAGTTTCCGCCATCTCTTAAAAATATTTACAAAGAGATTTCTAATGATTTGGCAGTTGAAATGCCAAAAAGTTTTGGAGATTTAACCGCTTGGGCAAAACAAGGTGTTTTATTGTTAAATGCAACTTTAACCGTGCAAGAAGGAAAACCTAATAGTCATCAAAAATTTGGATGGAATAGTTTTACAGATGCTGTAATTCAAAAAATATCAAAAGAAAAACAAGAAGTTGTGTTTTTGCTTTGGGGTGGTTTTGCTCATAAAAAAGAAATTTTAATTGATGAGCAAAAACATAAAATTTTAAAGGCTACGCATCCATCTCCATTAGGAGCTAATAAGGGAGGATGGTTTGGTTGTAAACATTTTTCTAAAACCAATAATTACTTAAAAAGTTTGGGAAAGAAAGAAATAAAATGGAAGTTAATTGATAACAATCAACCTCCAACTCTTTTTACTTTGTAA
- a CDS encoding translation initiation factor, with product MAKKLNDLSALGAFAYSTNEDVYFDNGEETTETLPNNKQKLEAVFSNKGRAGKIVTIIRGFVGTDDDLKALGKLLKNKCGVGGSIKDGEIIIQGNHRDKIMDILTKDGYKVKRVGG from the coding sequence ATGGCTAAAAAATTAAACGATCTATCAGCATTAGGTGCTTTTGCCTATTCTACCAATGAAGATGTTTATTTTGATAATGGTGAAGAAACTACCGAAACATTACCAAACAACAAACAAAAACTAGAAGCTGTTTTTTCTAACAAAGGACGTGCAGGTAAAATTGTTACAATAATTAGAGGTTTTGTTGGAACTGATGATGATTTAAAAGCATTAGGTAAACTCCTTAAAAATAAATGTGGTGTAGGTGGAAGTATTAAAGATGGAGAAATCATCATACAAGGAAATCACCGAGACAAAATCATGGATATTTTAACCAAAGATGGTTACAAAGTAAAAAGAGTTGGAGGTTGA
- a CDS encoding isopenicillin N synthase family dioxygenase — MQKIPSVDLQQFLSNQAIDKQAFVEQIGNAFSNIGFVALKGHFLSDELIEELYQEIKNFFNLPQEIKNKYEIDGLGGQRGYTSFGKESAKGKTEGDLKEFWHFGQYVDKHDVLSEALQKVLIPNIIVEELPNFNRVGKEVYQQLEKTAKYVLRALAIYLELDENYFDEYIHNGNSILRPIHYPPIQSEPKGAVRAAAHGDINLITLLMGAQGRGLQVQNLQGDWIDAIAQPDELMINVGDMLSRLTNNKLKSTIHQVINPPKELWGTSRYSIPFFMHPVPTMDLTCLDNCVSDNNPKQYEDISAGDFLYERLKDLGLIK; from the coding sequence ATGCAAAAAATTCCATCGGTAGATTTACAACAATTTTTATCTAACCAAGCTATAGACAAGCAAGCTTTTGTAGAACAAATAGGAAATGCTTTTAGCAATATTGGTTTTGTAGCTTTAAAAGGACATTTTTTATCTGATGAATTGATAGAAGAATTGTATCAAGAAATTAAAAACTTTTTTAACCTTCCGCAAGAAATCAAAAACAAATATGAAATTGATGGATTGGGTGGGCAACGTGGATATACCTCTTTTGGAAAAGAAAGTGCCAAAGGAAAAACCGAAGGAGATTTAAAAGAATTTTGGCATTTTGGACAATATGTAGACAAACATGATGTTTTATCAGAAGCTTTACAAAAAGTATTGATTCCTAATATTATTGTAGAAGAACTTCCAAATTTTAATAGAGTAGGAAAAGAAGTTTATCAGCAACTAGAAAAAACAGCTAAGTATGTTTTAAGAGCCCTAGCTATTTATTTAGAATTAGATGAAAACTATTTTGATGAATATATTCATAACGGAAATAGTATTTTAAGACCTATACACTACCCTCCTATTCAATCCGAACCTAAAGGAGCGGTAAGAGCTGCAGCACATGGAGATATCAATTTAATTACTTTGTTGATGGGAGCTCAAGGAAGAGGTTTACAAGTTCAGAACTTACAAGGAGATTGGATTGACGCCATTGCTCAGCCTGATGAATTAATGATTAATGTTGGAGATATGTTATCAAGATTAACCAATAACAAATTAAAATCTACCATTCACCAAGTCATCAACCCACCTAAAGAACTTTGGGGAACTTCACGTTATTCTATTCCATTTTTTATGCACCCAGTGCCAACAATGGATTTAACTTGTTTAGACAACTGTGTATCAGACAACAACCCAAAACAATACGAAGATATTAGTGCTGGAGACTTTTTATACGAAAGACTAAAAGACCTAGGTTTAATCAAATAA
- a CDS encoding DUF6048 family protein, whose amino-acid sequence MLKYFISCFILLCSFVSIAQNKELDTINTIKEIKRDSVGEFYNPKTYGLRIGFDLVKPVLSFSNDDIKGAEVVADYRINTRLYAAGEMGYTQRTIQEDYFNHTAKGTYLKLGVNYNLYTNWLDMDNETYLGVRYGTSIFNNELNNYKVYQYGDYFDPKTGNGIKYNNLNAHWLELVAGIKVETFKNLFLGFMVSFSRLITTNDPDNFKNTYSPGIGKISKTGAGANINYTITYRIPLYKK is encoded by the coding sequence ATGTTAAAATATTTCATTAGTTGTTTTATTTTACTTTGCTCTTTTGTTAGCATCGCACAAAATAAAGAATTAGACACAATCAATACTATTAAAGAAATTAAAAGAGATAGTGTTGGTGAATTTTACAATCCTAAAACCTATGGATTAAGAATTGGATTTGATTTAGTTAAACCTGTATTATCTTTTAGCAACGATGATATCAAAGGTGCTGAAGTAGTAGCAGATTACCGTATCAACACTCGTTTATATGCTGCAGGAGAAATGGGATATACACAAAGAACTATTCAAGAAGATTATTTTAATCATACTGCCAAAGGAACTTATTTAAAACTTGGGGTTAACTATAACTTGTACACCAACTGGCTAGATATGGATAACGAAACTTATCTTGGGGTAAGATATGGTACTAGTATTTTTAATAACGAATTAAATAATTATAAAGTTTATCAATACGGTGATTATTTTGATCCTAAAACAGGAAATGGTATTAAATACAACAACTTAAACGCTCATTGGCTTGAATTGGTTGCTGGTATAAAAGTAGAAACTTTTAAAAATTTATTTTTAGGATTCATGGTAAGCTTTAGCAGATTAATCACAACCAACGATCCTGATAATTTTAAAAACACCTACAGTCCAGGAATTGGAAAAATTTCTAAAACCGGAGCTGGCGCAAATATCAACTACACTATTACTTACAGAATTCCTCTATATAAAAAATAA
- a CDS encoding DUF6452 family protein, protein MKKILPFLFLAILTAALTSSCQDEFCLDPTTPNLIIRFYDKDVVTEKKSIELKVWVENKDTIYNGVSTDSIYLPIDTKNSSVVYHIKSDDITEDITLSYTVEDKFVSKACGFKSIFNNITVNTTNNGWLNSFTTTTSDITNQNQAHVKIFH, encoded by the coding sequence ATGAAAAAAATACTGCCATTCCTTTTTCTAGCAATATTAACAGCAGCTTTAACATCAAGCTGTCAAGATGAATTTTGCTTAGACCCTACCACTCCTAACCTTATCATTAGGTTTTATGATAAAGATGTTGTTACTGAAAAAAAATCTATTGAATTAAAAGTTTGGGTTGAGAATAAAGACACCATCTACAATGGTGTTTCTACCGACTCAATTTATTTACCTATAGACACCAAAAATTCTAGTGTAGTATATCACATTAAAAGTGATGATATCACAGAAGATATTACTTTGAGTTATACTGTAGAAGATAAATTTGTATCTAAAGCCTGTGGATTTAAAAGTATTTTTAACAATATTACAGTGAATACCACAAACAATGGATGGCTAAATAGTTTTACTACTACCACATCTGATATTACAAACCAAAATCAAGCACATGTTAAAATATTTCATTAG
- a CDS encoding T9SS type A sorting domain-containing protein, with the protein MKTKLLLALLLISCTFGFSQETLTLGSGTSASATRGPLQRSDSGSSSVYSRATMLYSATELASLTSTAIISQINFDLGSENIITASGDATLKIYMKNSSATEVAAVDTQWDTAVSGATLVGTYTFNTANNFPGTEGFLSFDLDSDFNYSGGALEVSVDWDCSNLIPLDAGQPNQLFSGNGSLNWHWSGTTHASLLYDASSSQPTVLDTRKSERVNTQIVYTDPNADQTLTLGSGTSASATRGPLQRSDSGSSSVYSRATMLYSATELTSLTSDATISMIKFDLGSVNIITASGDATLKVYMKNSSATEVAAVDTAWDTAVSGATLVGTYTFNTTNNFPGAEGFLSFDLDSDFNYSGGALEVSVDWDCSNLVPLDAGDPNLLFSGDGSLNWHWSGTTHASLLYDASSSQPTALDTRKSERVNTELVYKVNTALSTATLSESDFSIYPNPVKDVITIKLNDVNLTSVEMYNVMGQKILSTTSLNNNQLNVSELNSGIYLLNINADGKTLVKKIIKE; encoded by the coding sequence ATGAAAACAAAACTACTTTTAGCTTTATTACTAATAAGCTGTACATTTGGTTTCTCACAAGAAACTTTAACATTAGGTTCAGGAACATCTGCTTCGGCAACTAGAGGTCCTTTACAACGATCAGATTCAGGGTCGAGTTCCGTATATTCTAGAGCAACTATGTTGTATTCTGCAACGGAATTAGCAAGTTTAACTTCTACAGCTATTATATCTCAAATAAACTTTGATTTAGGTTCAGAGAATATTATTACAGCTTCGGGAGATGCTACTTTAAAAATTTACATGAAAAATTCATCTGCTACTGAAGTGGCAGCCGTGGATACACAGTGGGATACTGCTGTGAGTGGTGCTACTTTGGTAGGAACTTATACTTTTAATACTGCTAATAATTTCCCAGGTACAGAAGGATTCTTAAGTTTTGATTTAGATTCAGATTTTAATTATTCAGGAGGTGCTTTGGAAGTTTCTGTAGATTGGGATTGTTCTAATTTAATACCATTAGATGCTGGTCAGCCAAACCAATTGTTTTCAGGAAATGGTTCTTTAAATTGGCATTGGTCTGGAACAACTCATGCTTCATTATTATACGATGCTTCATCTTCTCAGCCAACAGTATTAGATACAAGAAAGTCTGAGCGTGTTAATACACAAATAGTTTATACAGATCCAAATGCAGATCAAACTTTAACATTAGGTTCAGGAACATCTGCTTCAGCAACTAGAGGTCCTTTACAACGATCAGATTCAGGGTCGAGTTCTGTGTATTCTAGAGCAACTATGTTATACTCTGCTACTGAATTGACAAGTTTAACTTCAGACGCTACCATATCTATGATTAAATTCGATTTAGGTTCAGTAAATATTATTACAGCTTCGGGAGATGCTACTTTAAAAGTTTATATGAAAAATTCATCAGCGACTGAGGTGGCAGCTGTGGATACAGCGTGGGATACTGCTGTAAGTGGTGCTACTTTGGTAGGTACTTATACTTTTAATACTACAAATAATTTTCCAGGTGCAGAAGGATTCTTAAGTTTTGATTTAGATTCAGATTTTAATTATTCAGGAGGTGCTTTGGAAGTTTCTGTAGATTGGGATTGTTCTAATTTAGTACCATTAGATGCTGGTGATCCTAATTTATTGTTTTCAGGAGACGGTTCATTAAACTGGCATTGGTCTGGAACAACTCATGCATCATTGTTATACGATGCTTCATCTTCTCAGCCAACGGCATTAGATACAAGAAAGTCTGAACGTGTTAATACAGAACTTGTATATAAAGTGAATACTGCATTATCTACTGCTACTTTATCAGAATCTGACTTTAGTATTTATCCTAATCCTGTTAAAGATGTAATAACTATAAAATTAAATGATGTAAATCTTACTTCTGTTGAGATGTATAATGTTATGGGGCAAAAAATATTATCAACTACTAGTTTAAATAATAATCAGTTGAATGTTTCTGAATTAAATAGTGGAATTTATTTATTAAACATTAATGCTGATGGAAAAACATTAGTTAAAAAGATTATTAAAGAATAA